The following coding sequences are from one Paenarthrobacter ureafaciens window:
- a CDS encoding RNA polymerase sigma factor: protein MLNPLVEENVQADQDDPGLLFTAAYNTFSGPVLGYLRARGVEDAEAVTQDVFLALYPRIPTLQGGLQGAKSLLFSMAHARMVDHYRRRERTPDAAPYDADLDHRSAPSAEEQAVGGLGAIHLLEGLPDDYREVLALRVVADLSVEETASIMDKSQGAIKQLQRRALTALRKQALAQRTPQRNEHA from the coding sequence GTGCTGAACCCATTGGTTGAAGAGAATGTCCAGGCAGACCAGGACGATCCTGGCCTGCTTTTTACCGCTGCCTACAACACCTTTTCCGGACCCGTCCTCGGATACCTTCGGGCCCGGGGTGTTGAGGATGCGGAGGCCGTGACGCAGGATGTGTTCCTGGCCCTGTACCCCAGGATCCCCACGCTTCAGGGCGGCCTGCAAGGGGCAAAGTCGTTGTTGTTCTCCATGGCCCATGCGCGGATGGTGGATCACTACCGCCGGCGGGAGCGCACCCCTGACGCGGCCCCCTACGATGCCGACCTTGACCACCGCAGCGCACCTTCGGCCGAGGAACAGGCTGTCGGCGGCCTCGGGGCTATCCACCTCTTGGAAGGACTCCCCGACGATTACCGCGAAGTCCTGGCACTCCGCGTGGTAGCCGACCTGTCCGTCGAAGAAACAGCGTCCATCATGGACAAGTCCCAAGGGGCCATCAAGCAACTGCAACGCAGGGCACTGACCGCGTTGAGGAAACAAGCATTGGCGCAGCGGACACCGCAAAGGAACGAGCACGCATGA